cggcgtatggctgcctaaatggcgggtaaaaacggtcatacacgtaaaagccgtgggagtttcagcccatgaacgaacaaacaaacaaacttcggACTTCAAGTGTCTTACATGCAACTGTTCAACATACAATATAGCTCTCTACGAAATCGGGTTGCTTTGGCCCTGGGTAAAGCAAACTGCAATACAGTACGGCACTACATGTAcccaattttgttttctttttccagCATGCGCGTGTTCATGTTTTCAAGCCCCGAGACTCCTGCTCTTTCAAATTTTGAGTTTGTTATAATCTTGGAATTCTGTGTTGTAACTAATCCAATATGTTATCTGAAGTTGTGTGTAAGGTGAGGCGGTTGGTGTGCAGGTTGTACTGCCACATTTCGATCACAAGCTTCAGTCACATTACAGCACCATCAAAAAAGCAAAGGCGAAGACTTGAATCTTGCATGCTTTCTTTAATGTCGTATGTTTGTATATCACAACTCACAGACAGCTGTGAAATTTGTGTCAAAGCATTATGAATAGCAGGATCACATGTTAAAAAGACTAAAAAAACCACCTAAGGTCTGAGCAGTCATTTCCAGCCAACTTGAATTCAGAAATTTAGAAATTTCACACACACCattatactcacacacactgacacacacacacagatgtaaACAGATAAAGAACATTTAGCAACCTGTCAAACACTTTAAACATTATGCTCTTgcaatttttaaattttcaagCCAAAGGTTGGATCCCTACCATTTGCGTTGCACAGTACTGTTGAGTTGCACGGCTGATGATATTTCTCACATGCCAGTTCACTATTGGTAAACTGAactggaatttttttttctctacgTCGATGAATTTTGAACCACCCAAGAAGATAAAGTTATATCTTATCTGATCACTtcattttgacaaatgtaaattTATGAAGACTGAGCAATCCCATTgtcttgttacacaaacattttaaaaacaacaacatgcacAATGCATGTCTTTCAAGCCACCACCAGAAATAAATATACACAAAATATTCATTTAAAAAATTGCCAGTAAGCCATTCCAACGGCCTCTTGCTtgaccccccctccaccccatcCCCAAGTCTTCCCCACCCCATCGCAACGTTTCCCCCCTCCCATTTACATATATCCAGTCAAATATCTACAGTAAACGAGGACATCAGCTTTTATCACCAGCTCCAGCGTCTTTGGGAATGACCACACCACGTGCTATCAAGTCTGGAATTTCCACCGCTAACCACGGACCCAGCTGCAAAAGAAGAAACAGTGTGAGTGAAGACTATGTACAACATTATCAAAAAGTTTCCAGAAGAACATCCTACAGTTCATTGATAGGCACAGAATCAAAAGTGGCTTACAACAAGACAGGGGAAGCTACTCAATATAACACAGATTCTGATGCACTCTTGACCTCTCACACAATGGTGAActtttaaatttttgtttgaTTATTTAAGTATTCAGTCTCACTGCAAAGACTGACCAGTTGGAAAAAAATGCAATTCAgaacagttacttcccttgacctGCAGAAGTACAACACATTCAAGTCTTCTGAATTCTGATGGAAAGAAACAGCACAGAGTAGCTACATCATATTGCAAGCCTAACTAAGCCTGTGAGAAGCAACAAGATCAAGCTATATGATTTCCATAACAAACACAACACGAAAGAATGAAATAAAGACAgcagaagaaagagaaagagagaaaacaaaaggagaacaaacagaaaaacttaCCCCAAGAGCCATAGCGTGAGCAATACCAAACTTGGGAACGTTCCTGGCCCACAGCGGCTTGAAGTGATCCGTCAAGCAGATCTTGCCTCCTCTGAAAACAACAGAGCAGAAATAGAATAAAACAGAACAGAATACCTGTTTTCTTGGCTTCTTggcgaaaactgattctatcaagataagttttgtgtgaatatttctttgtctgttcacttaaaagactgttggatcgaaatatctgtgaatgtattgttttgtcaataagaaACTTTCCAAACGTTTTTGGATGTGGAATACCACTTATCATCTCTAAAGAAAAATCCAGTTTGTACCTATAGATAGTATAtacggtggaacccccccccccccatttaagactccgtccctttaaagaccctgttttctcagactttccgttcataacctctgtaaatttacccccattttaagacttgtttgtttatttgttgcttaacatccagccgactacgcagagccatatcaggacgaggaagggggggatgaagggggccacttgtcaagcgattcctgtttacaaatgcactaacccattacttgtgtcccagcaggctttagtaaaactaaattaatacctactggaagattaccagtttccagtatgttaaaataggcttaacctatctactgctggacttacatcagaacactaacagattaaactatacatgaatcgcgagacaagcggcaagagaagagatttttggaaaaaaatacaggtgaatgagcaagaaggcagaaaaaagaaaagaattcatgaagaaaaagagagcatgacaggaaagaggaaccaaaaatctacctaacagcaaactagaaagctcctgcggttccaaaaacaggaggggcctttaatttcataaccgcagtgccccactgcgggaattttaagactccctccttgttaagacctgattttctcagatttgtggaggtctttaacgggggggggggggggggggggggggggggggtttccaccACTGTATGTGCATAAATCAACACAATTACAACAATTTACACACATTCACTATATAACTTATAAGTACTCTGTCATAAACATTATTGTATTAGAATAGGAACGatgggcgctgtggcgtggtggtaagacgtcggcctcttaatcggaaggtcgagggttcgaatcccggtcgctgccgtctggtgggttaagggtggagatttttccgatctcccaggtcaacttatgtgcagacctgctagtggcttatcccccttcgtgtgtacacgcaagcacaagaccaagtgcgcacggaaaagatcctgtaatccatgtcagagttcggtgggttatagaaacacaaaaatacccagcatgcttcctccgaaagcggcgtatggctgccttaatggcggggtaaaaacggtcatacacgtaaaattccactcgtgcaaaaacacgagtgtacaggggagtttcagtccacgaacgcagaagaagaagaagaagaagaagaagaagaagaagaagaagaagaacgagacggcaggtgagaagaacaagaagaagataacAACGAAAATGTACTCACTAAAACACGAATAGACTGCCTTCCACATATGTCTTCGTCAGCTACAAATACAATACTTTAaatactttcttttcttctttttaaagtATTGTGTTAGCTGAAACCGGTCTAttcgtgtttttattgtttgtgttttggtgagtacattttcattgtcatCTGGTTCATTATTGTATAgtcaaatcttcttcttcttcttcttcgtccatgggctgaaactcatgTTTTttcatgagtgggtttttacgtgtatgacagtttttaccccgccattcaggcagaatacgccgattccgggggaagcatgcagggtattttcgtgtttctataaccaacaGAACTCTGACgtggataacaggatcttttccgtgcgtacttggtcgtgtgcttgcgtgctgcacataagttgacctgggagatcggaacaatctccacccttaatccAACAGGCGGCCGaggccgggattcaaactcacgaccttcggattaggaggccgacgtcttaccaccacgccacagcgcccgtctataGTCAAATCAAATTCAGTTCTTTCACTTGAcatatattatacgttatttgcgtgtttgaccaaaatatgacattttacacagatcgagacagtcattgttctccgagaccgcgctagcggtcgaggtgaacaatgtctgtcgagatctgtgtcgaatgacatattttggtcaaacacgcaaataacatttatgtatcgatcgaattcctttcaggtactatgactttgttgttgttttgacgattgaacgagcacacaaacacatgcatgcaatccacatgcaatcaaacacataagcttcatatttgggcgtttcaggttgaccgaaacttcaaaggaactacaaaacacacgtcatgtactgactttgttgttgttttgacattgaacagcacacacacatgtatgcaatcaaacacatgacgttggtgtttttttttagttcctttgaagtttcggtcaacctgaaaagccaaattataaagttttgtcggcctctgacgtcacatgactcaaagaagggaaattcaatctccaatcgatacatattaACATAAAGTACCAAAACCCCTGAGTTTTTGATAATTTGAAAGTTTTGTCAACTGTCAACGCCAACTGATGTCACTGTGAGTATGCATGTTTGCAAATTCATGCAtgcgtgtctatgtgtgtgtgtgtgtgtatgtgttttcacCAGACCTGTACATCTTTGCTGTTTTCCCATCTAATTCTGGTAGTGCAATCTCTGGCGCTGTGGTGGGATAGGTGATGGGCATCTGTAAAGAAAACAGTACAATTACAAGTCAGCTTTAAAAACAATGCAGACAACATTTTTCCTTTAAACCAACATCTAAATGGGATTGTTTAAATACATAACCAGCTAAATGTGAATAAGGTGAGTTTTTCAGAATATTAATCATCTCGCATATTTTCCTTGCAAGGGTTCTTAGAACTAAACACAtaaatggggggaggggggggggggaggagagaggagGGGTTACTGAAGTACAGAATGTTTCATGAAACTGTATAGTTCGATGGGTTAAAACCAGAACCATCTAACTGGATTTCCACCATTTTGAGAAATGGCCACTTGAAGATTTCAACCCCTTATAACAAATAGTAAACACAGGATTGTAGCCCTCATATTTTACACACTTGACTTAGAGGTAACACTGGTCATGCACACTagtaatcaatttaattgaacaaCTTTTTCATATGCAAAAAAGGTATAATTTGTTCTGCTTCCAGAATACACTCCTGCTCTTTTCTCAGTTCTGGAGCTAGAAAAGCCCAGTGCACCATAGCTGCTTCTGACTTCCACACAGACCCCACTGTGGCCTGTGCTACAGCAGTCAGAAGCAGCCTCCTCACACATAGCATGTTCTGCTTCCAAGCAAAGCTTATACTGTACATTAGTTCAAAtcgtttttcaaagtttattaccgtcataaacaaacaaatgtcaagTCACTTGCAAAAATATCATCAAGGACTCATGTATTCATTCATTGTGTGGCCTAATGAACGCAACAcgcataaataaaaattaaattgccGGTACTTTTCATagcgaaaaaaaaccacaacacacacacaaaactctctctgaaatcattacactttttattttttattgtgtttttcaagAAATCCCAACGGTAATCTTATGTTGTATCAGCTCATATCGTTTTGCGTTACGCACAAAAACTACAAACCcaataacactaacaacaaaccaaacgaacaaagcagcaaacaagcaagcaaacaaacgaataaACACAAGGCTGAAGGCGCATTTTAACCACACAATGCAAATGGTAACAAAATCACGAGCTTTAGATCCTGACTGCATGCTCTGTTCATTATCAAGAAAACAAATAGGCATTCTTACCTTTTGTTGTACTTTCCTCTTCACAAAAATGTTGTGCAGAAAGGTCGAaataaataatacacattttgcaCTTTTAACAGTCGACCTCCTGTACTGCTTTTGTCTTAGccgtttgaccagttattcctgAGTAACATTCATGTCTGAGTGTCTTCGCTTTTCGAACACACCTTTTCTCGTAGTCCCGGGTTGCAGAGTCTTCAAGTTCGGCTGAACTTCTTCTCATGAGGTGTCACATAGGATGCTTCCTTCATCGATGACAGAATTTTCTTTGTTGGGGTTCCATAAACAGATGGAAGAGATGCTGTGGTAGTTTCACCTTAACCGGGAGCAGTGTCTGACATATATACTACAAGCTGATGTGAATACACCTACAGGGTAACAGAAACTGTGGAAGCACACACAGGAGAAAGATGTACAGGAGTTGGGTAGCTTGATTCATTTTTGAGGGGTGGAATCACAATCAGCAAGTATTGGAGTTGATGCATGACTCGAACAGGAGGATAACCCCCATTCACCATGTTCTCAAAAGGATCTTCGATTGAAGAAACAGCACAATCGTCATATTTTGGGGTAGATTTTGCCAATGGAGACGCATCAAAGTCATCAGGTTTCACTTTTAGCATTGGCAGAAAGGAGATTATGCAACCGTAATCCGTGAATCCGAAGGACAGTCTCCTGAAATGCATGGTGCTTCTTACTTGCCTGGACGGCCTGATTCATCTCCTTTCAAACAGCGTCTGCAAAAGACATGGATACTATGAATGTTATCTCCTTTGAACAGGcaattactacatgtacttctattttaaaattattaaccgataattaaaaaaaaaggtaattgcCTCCGTATTATCGCTTCTGCGTTAAAACTTTGGatagttttcgtgtttctattcacacaaacaaatgaaacattagtactTGATTACACTCTGACCACTCATGCTCATCAGTTTGACATTGTGATAACCTCTGAATAACAAAATATATTAGAGTCAATTAAACTGACAAAATCCATCAACCAAATCATTCATTTATCCATCTTTACAAGCATACACAAATACTGTATACACTCActtacattttttaattttttaacaaacactAAAGAGCTGCATGGATACACTACAACATTAAGGCatgagcacatgcacacaccgtcacacacaaacacacactgacacaaacaaacacacacgcgcgcaagaaCATTCAcgctgaaacaaacacatttacctgcctgtgttttacaattaggaaaacaaaacacaaaaagctaGGAATCAGTTTGCAGATACAGGATTTAGACTGAATCAGAAGGTATATATTTTAAAAAGGAATCTGAATTTCAGCTTTTATGGTCtgttcaaatggggaaaaaacatAATACATGAAGATACTCACTTGAATCTGTGTCCTGACTCGAGCAACAGCCAAATTGACTGTACAGCAGATGTAAAAATGGCAGAGAGCTGTTCTCTGTTCAAGTGTTTTCAGAAAGTGGACCATCCTTTTGTCAGTTtagcacacccccccccccccccccccccaccccacccccttgcacccactttaccaccaacccccctccccggcCCCAACCCCCTTATTACCACCCTCCTCCCTCAATATCAAGGGACTGCAATCTTTCCTAATTCATTCTTCATACACTCTTTATCACaggaaagttaattgtgtttaaaccctGTACATCCGGAGTCAGGAATTCGGATACTGACACTTGACAGGTGTCACTGACCTGTTTTAGTTCCCACAGTCTATCAAATTCCTTTTTCTGTCGACAGCAGACTCTACTACTGCTAGTTACACTATTCTGTGTGCTGGAGGAAATCCTACACCACACAGAAAGGGTCAAGACCAGATACCACTACCGCGAATGTGCGCTTATCTGGCTGCGCTGAAAACAGGAAAAGTGACTGTGACACAGCAAGCAGAAGAGGTCAGGTGACGATGGCTGCATCTGGCTCGCAGTGAAACACTCCCCTTTCCCCACAGGCCTCAGTAGCAGAACAGACTAAACTGAACTTAGCACGTTCTGCTTCCAACCTGGATGGAGTTAGAGGGTTCTGCTTCCAAGATGAGCAGGAGAAATGCTTGGAGCCAGAACAAATTATGACTTATAAATACGCAATTATGCAAGATTTTTAAGAATCCTTCACAGAAAGTGAGAATCATGTTACCATAAGTCAAATAACTATAAAGTTGCAAAACATGTTATTTGGAGGTAATTGGTTCTGGTTTTAGCCCATCGAGTTATTATGTAAACATTAGCATGAAATGAAAATTCTTGCTACTGTTTATCGATTAAAAGGGCACatttcgccagagcccctctcttgacgcgttcaagagtaggttgaagactccgttcttcccgtagctggctgcgactttcatgttcgaagtgatgtgttgtgccccaaaagacattcttgtgctgtgctctgtgagaggtgttttctttgtgcttaatattattttgtttggacctagctattgatgtgtacattgttgttaaacagttgtttgttgtatgtttatcagggtttgctagtgtgtgatagggttcgtgtccgtctgaagatgttagtttctttgttagtcctgtgttgacaactcttcgacaagcgcttagaactgtacccacggaatacacgctatataagcttcatattgattgattgattgacttaaACGTCTTTCCaaaagttataaaaaaaaaaaaaaaattgttattgCTTCTGGCTGACAAATAACGAGTTGTATGCGCTCATATGTAAAGGATAGTCCATTCCACACATCCTTGCTGTACTGGtaaatatgagagagagagagagagagagagagagagagagagagagagagagagagagagagagagagagagagagagagagagagagagagagagagagagagagagagagagagagagagagagagaaggcagaatacacaaaaaaattaaaaaaattctacAATGACTTACATCAAAGTCCACTTCAAATTCATATTTGATGAGTTCATAGATGTACCAGCACTTGCCAAACCAGCGTGTTCCCTCTTTGTTGGACTCCAGCCTAAACCAGTCATTGTCCGCGTCTTTGTTGTTCTTCACATACTGAAACAATCACAAAGAAGCCACTATGTTAAAGAAATCAAAAAGGTTATATGCAATCAACCATTAGAGATACAGTGTTAGAGATCTGCTTCACTTTTCCTGGTTTAAGACAAGAGCTGCTTTGACTGAAAAAGAATCGCATTAAAAGATGTCAGTTAACATGCTAACATTAACAAGGCCAATGCATGTGCTGGAAAACAAATGTCCCGAATGTAACATTTGGTGGAAAAACACATGAATAAATTTACCTTGATTTTTCACCACGTCTAGATACTTTCAAGCGAGATGCTCAACCAAAAGAGGGAGTTGTACCAAATCTGAGCTGTCTCAGACTGAGTCAGAGGAAGTTTTTCAACACATGCCCCAAATCTATGCCGCAAAACGTGCATATGGAACTTAAACATTAAAGTTATTACATGAAAAGATGAGTCTAAATGATCACCTGGATGAGCGACTGGTATTCTTCCTTCAATCGCTGGATACACTGCTCGCCATCTCTCGGCCCTGCCTTAGTTTTCAGCAAGGGAATCTGAGCTAGAGTTTTCTTCGTGACTTCGTCAACCATCTTGAACTGTAGCAGTACGCTATTTCCGGTTAATAAAACACGGATCGGAATAGACACGAGTTTATTCGGTTTTTGTGTGCGGTGACTGACTAAAAGGAATGCCCAATTGTCTCCATTCATTTGATGCCGAATACTGATAAAacccacgtgtctatcagacTACTCCAAGTTTTCAGTATTTTCTCCGTAATTTGTGTCGCTTTTGACTGGTGACAactacaaacaacaacaagaactaacaagacaaagaacaaagactgaagaagaagaaaagaacaacaacaacaacaacaacaacaacaacaacaacaacaacaacaacaacacacatatACTGACATTGAATAAAACATCAATATATTTATATATCATAACAAAcccaaaaacaaaccaaaactaaacaaacaagcaaacaaaccggcaaacacacgaaaaaaacaacccCATCAATAAAGGTTAAGTTAATGAAAGTTTACTTTGTGACAAAACTGACGGAGCATTCACAAGAACTTCAGCCTATTCAAAAATACTATAcacaagagacacacacaaagtcatGGTAGATAGTACTGTGACTATATATATACTAACCTCTGAATTTCTGCCGCTTCAATTTTACCTGCACGCAAAATTCAGTTACAacgtagtttgtttgttttgctcagTCTGAACATTTTGGAAGGACAACCGGCGAagttccggaaataactcgCTTTTTAATATTCTTGATATTTTAACGTTTGCTGAGTCTATCTGTGTATGGTTTTCtgctaaacaaacaaacaacgtgaagaaagaaaaaaagaaagaaagaaagaaagaaacaaagaaagaaagaaacaaacaaacaaacaaacaaacaaataaacaaacaaataaccggataagaaaacaaaataaataaataaaacccagcaagcaagcaaaccaaCTCGAAACCAATAATTAATAGTCCCTCAAACaatgcttctttttcttcttcttcttcttcttcttcttcttcttcttcttcttcgttcatgggctgtaactcccacgttcactcatgttcagttttgcatgagtgggtttttacgtttatgaccgtttttaccccgccattcacgCAGCATACGCAGATTTAGGGAGACCTCAAACAattcaagaaagaaagaaggaaagaaagcaagatagaaagaaacagaaaaaaaagaaaaaaataaacaacaaagtgactgtagtgagatgaacaaagtttaaaaacaatagaattctgtactcaccgatacaaggacaTCACAATACAATACGAATATTCGCTTATGAAAAAGCtttcataagcgaaaattcgtattgtattgtact
This region of Littorina saxatilis isolate snail1 linkage group LG8, US_GU_Lsax_2.0, whole genome shotgun sequence genomic DNA includes:
- the LOC138972726 gene encoding ubiquitin-fold modifier-conjugating enzyme 1-like, whose protein sequence is MVDEVTKKTLAQIPLLKTKAGPRDGEQCIQRLKEEYQSLIQYVKNNKDADNDWFRLESNKEGTRWFGKCWYIYELIKYEFEVDFDMPITYPTTAPEIALPELDGKTAKMYRGGKICLTDHFKPLWARNVPKFGIAHAMALGLGPWLAVEIPDLIARGVVIPKDAGAGDKS